A window of Macrotis lagotis isolate mMagLag1 chromosome 1, bilby.v1.9.chrom.fasta, whole genome shotgun sequence genomic DNA:
TTCAAGTATCACCTCTTAGAGGAGACCTTTCatgatatttaataatatttcccCCCTTATAAAATTTTACCCCTTTTACCTCTTTATCCCTTAAAAATTACtctgtatttatgtatttttatatcattttctctttagctTGAGGTAAGatagtttcatttctttgtatcctcagcactaaTAACACAGTCTTttatataatagatgcttaatgatAAGTACTTCTTGAAGGAATGATTAGGAGAACCCACTAAATGAAGGAATTTGTCTTGATAGGGAGAAAGTCCACACATTATCTTGAAAGACTGGAGTAAAGGAAGAGCAAATGAATGGAAAAGTAGAGAGGTTTTGAGTATAGAAGAATAGATAAAAGAGCTTATAATAGATGGCCTAGATCTCCTTAATTAAGTAGGAGGTAAGTCATCTGCCAAAATTGGAGGTGGGAGTAGAgttggaagagaaggagaagaaatggcTTCTTAGAATTGACAAGTAGGGCAGCTACCAtccttctcaaatattttattatctatattcAGTGGTCCCTCAGCAGttcttttagtcatttctttATTCTCTATCAAATTCCTATAGCATTTTCCCCCCTCCTCAGCCTCCTTAATTAATATCTTTGTGATGATAAATTGGGCCACCTTTTGTCTCaattgtactttaaaaaattaagatgaagaaaaaacaaaagataacaaaaatttactgaaaaatgaatttataatggAGTTTTGAAATCTTAGGCTCCTATTTGGAAGGAAATCACTTTAGTCATTCATAATAAaacttaatatttcttaaatttaagaATTTAGACAAATAAGTtaacacatatatgtgtacaagTGTGTATATACACAAGTGTAGTATAGATAGAaggatgtatgtatgtatgtattatgtatttaatATGGTAATGGAATGTATTCATATgagttatatttttgaaatttagaaTGGCTCCCCCAAATGAGTTACTGGCAAGAAAGATATTTAAAGGAGTTTTAGCAGTTGAACTTCTTGGAATCACTGGAGTCTATTTGCTGTTTAATAAAATGAACACAAATCAAGGTAATAATTTTTTCTTACAATCTTGAGTAGCCTTTGAAATCCTAAACCATATCAGCATTCTTTCTATAGTAGATAATATTTAGACATTTTGAGTGAAAAGAGACTAGTGTTGCTGAggttccctctctccctctcccccccaaacgCTGGTTATCTTTTATGTCCCCAGATAAATACAGATTTATAACATGAAGGGAAAAATTTCTTTGTTTCCAGACAGAACTTGAAGGTGAACAAGACAGTTGCCTAGAAGTACAGATTGGTTGGAGTAGTTTATGAGGGTATTTTTAAGAACAGAGCCTTAcccacctttcccacagaacttcacTGACTGATAAAGCTAGAAAGCAGGAAGGTGCCAAGGACTTAATATAAAGAGAATTCATTTTAGTGTCTTTGTACATCTTAAAACTCTTAATTATACTAAAGTATTGTGAACAGCACTTAAATGTGAATTGTAGTTTTAAACTTTTCCTATAGTATATAAATTCAGGTCTATGACACAGAATGGATGCCAGACAAGAAATTACTCCATGGCTAGTGTAAAATAAATTCCTATAAGCCAAGAGAAGGGAATTCAGTTTATTCTTAAATGTCATTTATACATTGTTTTCATCATAAATGCAAACCATTATTAAGTTTTAGGATTACATGAGGATTTTATGAAGACCCAGCAGGTGCATCCTGGCACCTAACCAAGAGTTACTGAGTTACCAAAAAAGACTAAGGAGCCTCCTGCCCAGAAGTCTCCCACAGTGCACTCCTACAAGAGCATTGTCTGATAACTTTGTTAAACATGATGAAATCCTAATTaagctttcttcttttcatcagatTTCAGGCATACAATGAGTAAGAAATTTCCGTTAATCTTAGAAGGTATGTTTTCCCTCACAAATCAAATAAGGAATTGATGCAGGTAACCTGAAAGGATTAGGAGAGTGAGAGGGAAAAGGGCCTCTAGGCTTTGCCATCTGAAGAGATCTGAAATCCCTggcacttagtagctgtgtgtcTATGGACATTTCACCTAATCTTTCTGAATCTCCATTTTTTTGTATCTGCAAACTGGAGATAATAATGCTATAATACCTATTTTACGAGGTATTATTatcatgtgagtgtgtgtgtgtgtgtgtgtgtgtacagtgctttgtaaacctcacATTATTGATATTAGCAGTTTTATTGTAGACTAAATAATAATTTACTTGAGATATCTAACTGGTATATATGAAATCAGCCCATAGTTTAGGTGACCTGCTTTAATTGCTATAAATTGAGTAACAATCATTTCTTCATAGTTAACAACGTAGAACCCAACACATAGAAGACTTTGACTTAATTACTCCTGATAGGGTGAAGGGAGCTTAATTTTCCAACAGTGCCCAAAAGGGCATTGTAGTTTAGTAAACTGAGTTCTTTATCCATGATGCTCTGCCACCATTTTAGCTTTATATTATGATTTGTATAGTACTTTTTCCCCTAAGGAATGAAATGTGACATAGTGGGAAGAATTACTAAATTGAATTaggaaatctgaattcaaatcctgcctcttatTTTTAGTAGCAATGTGATTTTGAACAAATTTCTTCACCATTCAAAATTTGTTTCTGGGACTACCTCCAATCCTGATCTTTATCTTgctactggacccaaatgactccagaagagaaagtgagactggtgactttgcacagccctccctcacctaaatccaatttactttcaagtcttggcatcactttcctgatgtctttgagaacaaagaacaaacaacaactttatctgtaaaaggaggacaAAACTTGAATACCTACCTTATAGAGTTATTAgggtaaaatgctttgtaaaccttaaagcactattcAAATGTTATTATCACAGTCTACTTTTAAGTGGCATATTGTCAATGCTTTGGAATTAAATTGTAATTTCTttcaagaaaagttttaaaattatgaaatgtctgggttctggaaaaaataaattaaacacatCCTATCAATTTCATCTTTTAGTTTGTAGCCCTCTAATTAATTTATGTAAATAGTCTGTTcacatttttccctttataaTAAAGTATAAAGAATAATGTTcattataattccttttttatgtGAATTTGCCATTGAAATAGACattcttatttttagtttattaCAAATCCAATGAATGGTCTGGACTATATGGAATAAGGGAACATGATCAAGAAGAATGGTTAAAACGCAAAAATTAGAAGTAAgttgaattttaaataaataaattattggttattttttaaaattccaattattttttactttttctcttttttatgtttttcagcCTCTTCAGTTTGAAGTTTTCTTCACTCTGAGTCATGAAACTTGGTCACCTCATTTAGCCTCCTGTTGAattgtttttatagtttttgaagaaaattgcatcaaataaAATCTTGGActaagaaaacatatatatacacccttacatatatgtatacatacatattcatatacacaaatatatgagtgtgtttatttattcataattCAAGACCAGATTCTAGTAAGGCATTTGAGAACTTTTTACTACTCTGAAACCAACCAGATAtggcaaaaagaaaggaaaattaagctGTCCTGCTCTAATACATGCTTACTACTTTAAGTATAATATTGGGTAActtaaaaatatcagaaattataacctcatttattttgtatatacataattattttagAATGACATGATAAATTATATGGTTAATAAAACCAGAAaagttgaaatattttaatttagacAGAAGTAATCACAAGATTAAAGTGTTAATCTATTATTGCtaactgaataattttttaatcGGTCACTTATATGGATTAAAACTAATGTTCTATAAGGCACTGACATTTATTGAAAGTCTACTGTTTAAAGTATTGTGGGGAAAGCTTAGAGATTTTTGTGGTTTTAGgattgaaaaattatttgtaatataattacaaattattacaacTTTGTAAACTTGTTGGTTCATTGCAAGAGTACTGTAGAAATTTTTAAGAAGTCTTCAGTTggagttccttttttaaaaattgtatttatttaaggcagtggggttaagagtgacttgcccaagattacacaaataggcaattattaagtgtctgagactggatttgaactcaggtcctcctgactccagggccagtgttctctccattgtgccacctagttgccccagaagTTCCTTTCAAGGAGATATTATTAGGAGACTAAGGAAGTTTTAGACTTCAAACAGGTTGAAGAAGAGGTCTTCTGAATTTTCCTAGGAAGCAATGATTGCAATTTCAGTATGGAAAGAACAGAACTCAGACATAGTGAGGGAAGAAGGATGGAGTTCAAGAATGGGAGAGAAAGTTGATTTAGAATAATTCGATGTCATGCATTTAATGGTCTCAACACAAATGAGAATGAAAGACCTAGATATTtagacaaatgaagaaaaggagagtAAATGGCCATTGCTTGGTACTTTAGAAATGTAATGAATTTATTAATGGGACGAACTGGGGAAAAGAAGCATATGAAAAATGAGATTGTTcattcagaataaaaatacaattaacagTTATAAGCAGAGTTAAACTAGGCAAATTGTGatttggggagaaggaaggagagttcACTTCCTTCCCATCGTGACTACTGTTCCTTCATTTCATATGCCCTCTGATGGCATAGGGTGCGATTAGCTGGTATTCCCCCAAATCCAGGCTCTGTAATGATCTTCAGAGCTGGACTCTGGGAGACTGCCCTCTTGGTTGTACCTACGCTGTTCTTTGACACCCCTTCCCCCCATCTGAATTTGTCCCAGGCCTGATTTTGACTATTTAAATGGACAGAAAGGCTAATGAATATACGTGCTAGGGATAGAAGATTTTATTTGGCTTACAAGTTCATAAAACCCCAATAGAATGGGTGAACTGAATTGGGGTGAAAGGCAAGTGCAGTGATGATAGAATTTAGAACAGGCTGATTAAAAAGTATATGGAGATGCCAATTGGGTAAAAATCTTatagattttaataaaattaaagcttGCAGGTCTTCATATCCCAAGTCTGATCCTT
This region includes:
- the CEBPZOS gene encoding protein CEBPZOS — translated: MAPPNELLARKIFKGVLAVELLGITGVYLLFNKMNTNQDFRHTMSKKFPLILEVYYKSNEWSGLYGIREHDQEEWLKRKN